Below is a window of Photobacterium atrarenae DNA.
CCTGGGCCTTGAGCCGCTCGATGATCTCGAACAGGTGAGCAACTTCTTTGTCAGTCAGGGCAGAAGTCGGCTCATCCATGATGATAATCTTGGAGTGATAGGAAATTGCTTTGGCAATTTCGACCATCTGCATGGTGGCAACCGTCAGCTCGCTCATCGGTGTGCGCGGATCCAGGTTTAAATCCAGCGTCCGGAGCAAGGCTTCGGTATCCCGGTACATTTTGGCATGATCGATCAGGCGGAGTGGGCCTTTGACGGGCTCACGTCCCAGCCAGATATTTTCCGCGATGCTGCGGTGCAGCACCGGCGACAGCTCCTGGTGGATCATGGAAATCCCGGCTTCCAGCGATTCCCTGGCACCGGTGAAGTTGACCGGGTTGCCCTGATAACAAATGGTACCGCTGTCACGTTGATAGATGCCAAACAGCACTTTCATCAGGGTCGATTTGCCTGCACCGTTTTCCCCCATCAGCGCCATTACGCGGCCTTTCCGCAGGGTCAGCTGGACATTGTCGAGGGCTTTGACGCCGGGGAAGGTTTTGGTGATCCCCCGCATTTCCAGTAAAACCTGGCTCATTCTCAGTACTCCGAGTGTTGTTCCCTGCCTGATGCCAGGCAGGGATAATCTGTAAATAGAGGGTGTGATTGAGAGCGGGAGTTAGCCTTTCTTCGCCTTGAACGCGGCTAAGTTCTCTTGGGTGATCAGCTCTGCCGGGATCCAGGTGATTTTGTCGAATGGCTTTTGTTCGACGGCGTTGATGGCCGCATCAATGGCGCCGCGGGCCTGACCGCCACCATCCTGAAATACCGTTGCATCCAGCGTCCCGTTTTCAACGGCCATCAGCCCATCCGGTGTCGCATCAATTCCCACCACCAGGGTGTCTTTCAGTTTGCCGGCAGCCTGTAGCGCCTGAATTGCTCCCAGGGCCATGTCGTCATTGTTTGACAGGATCACATCCAGCTTGTCGCCGGCGTTGAGCCAGTTTTCGGTGACTGACATGCCCAGTGCTCGCTGCCACTGGCCGGTTTGCTTACGGGTGACGCTGAAAGCGGCATCCTGGGCAAAGAATTCTTCGATCCCTTCGGTGCGCATCAGGGAAGCTTCCTGGGTCAGCATCCCCATCAGGATGCCGATATTAGCGCTGTCCATTGTGTCTTTGACGTACTGGGCCTGGGTTTCACCGAATTTCTTTTCATCCGAGCCGACATAGTAAACCCCGTCAGGCAGGTAAGAAGGGCGACGGTTGACATAAACCAGCTGGATACCCGCCTTGGTCACGCGGTCGGTCATCGGCTGAGTGGCGTCGGTATTTACCGGCACCACCACAATGGCGTCCATCTGTTGGACAATAAAGTTCTCGACCTGACCCAGTTGCTTGGCCGTATCTTCCTTGGCATCGACGATGGTGAGTTCGACTTTGCCGTTCAGGGTTGCAGCATAGTCGTTCATGGCATCTTTCATGTAGACGATAAAGGTGTCATCAAAGTTGGGGATCGCAACGCCAATGCGAATGGTATCGTCCTGCACTTTTTCTTCGCCGCACCCGGTCAGGGCCACTAAGGCGCTGAGACACAAGGCAGCCCCGATCCCTTTTGCGGGCTGGCGGATCCAGTGTTTCAACGTTTTGAGAAGCCCGGTCGGGCGGGTGTTTTTCCATAAAGCAGATAGCATGAAAGCCTCCTTGGCACCGGTTTTTACCCCGGTATGGGTTGTTTAGTTATTGGAATAAAATTTTTGTTTTGGGGCTATTTGTTACCCATGTTTCTTTCTGAAAATGAAATCAACATGGTTAATTTAAATAATTCAAAAACGAAACGTTTGTTCTGTTTTATGGTTTGAACTATATGCCGCTGGCGTTTTGATGACCACATCAAGTGTGATTTTTGTGTTAAAAATGTTAACTAGATCGGTGTGAAACGTATGATAAATCGATGAGTTAACCCTAAGTGATTGATTTAACTTATTTCAAAATGAGCTGCTGAATCAGTGTTTTGTTGGGACGGATGTCAGTCGATATTTGGCGACGGCCACCGCCACGCCACTCAAACCTGATTCAGCTCCCGCCTGTGTTCAATGTGTGATCGTGAGAAGGTTTTGCGATTTTTGTGTTTTAATTATTTTGTCTGTGTTGAAAATGAAATAAACATTTCGTATAGTCATGCCAAGTCATGATTCGGGGCAAACCTGCCTCGGTTGTCTTGTGATGTTGAGTGAATCATCAAACAGCGCACCGGCTTGGCCATCTGATTGACTGAGCATGATGCTGAGCTGCTTGGAAGCGAGAGACGTAATTTAGGAGCGAATCAATGGAAACAATTCAGAACTTCATCAACGGTCGGATCAGCGAAAGTCATAGCCAGCGTTTTGCTCCGGTTTTTAATCCGGCGACAGGTGAGCAGACCCGCCAGGTGGTCCTGAGTTCTGCACAAGAAACGGCCGAAGCCATTGCTGCGGCTGATCAGGCCTTTGCAGCGTGGGCGAAAACTTCGCCGCTGAAGCGTGCCCGGATCATGTTCAAATTCAAGGCGCTGCTGGAAGCAAATACAGATCGGCTGGCCCGTATCATCTCCAACGAGCATGGCAAAGTGTATTCCGATGCCGTGGGTGAACTGACCCGTGGCCTGGAAGTGGTTGAGTTTGCCTGTGGGATCCCGCATCTGCAAAAAGGGGAGCATTCTGCCAATGTCGGTACCGGCGTCGACAGCCACTCGCTGATGCAGCCATTAGGGGTTTGTGCGGGGATCACTCCATTTAACTTCCCGGCGATGGTACCGATGTGGATGTTCCCAATCGCGCTGGCAACCGGCAATACCTTTGTGCTGAAACCTTCGGAAAAAGATCCGTCGCTGGGCATGGCGTTGGCGGAATTGCTGCAGGAGGCCGGTCTGCCGGATGGCGTCTTCAACGTGGTGAATGGCGATAAAGAAGCGGTCGACGTGCTGCTGACCGATGCGCGTGTACAGGCGGTCAGTTTTGTCGGCTCGACGCCGATTGCGGAATACATTTACAGCACGGCTTCTGCCCATGGCAAGCGTTGCCAGGCGCTGGGTGGGGCAAAAAACCATTGTATCCTGATGCCGGATGCGGATCTGGATATGGCGGCGAATGCTATCATGGGCGCTGCTTTCGGGGCTGCCGGTGAGCGTTGCATGGCGTTGTCTGTTGCGGTTGCCGTCGGTGATGAAACCGCAGACAAGCTGGTGGCGAAACTACGTGGTCACATTGATGCGATGCGTGTCGGGCCGGGGATCGTGGACGGTCCGGAAAACGACATGGGGCCGGTGATCTCCGAGCAGCACAAAGCCAAGATTTGTGACTATATTGCCTCGGGCGTCGAGCAGGGAGCTAGCCTGCTGGTCGATGGTCGCGATCTGTCGGTTGCAGGTTATGAGCAGGGCTATTTTGTCGGTCCGACCCTGTTCGATAATGTCTCTCCGGAAATGACCATTTACCAGGAAGAAATTTTTGGCCCGGTGCTGGCGGTGGTGCGGGTGCCGGATTACCAGACGGCGCTTGAACTGATTAATCGCCATGAGTACGGCAACGGGACTGCGATCTTTACCCGCGATGGTGAAACGGCACGTCAGTTCAGTGAAGACGTGTGGGCCGGTATGGTTGGGCTCAATGTGCCAATTCCGGTCCCGATGGCGTTCCACAGCTTCGGTGGTTGGAAGCGTTCGGTCTTTGGCCCGCTCAATGTTCACGGTAACGACGGCGTGCGTTTCTATACCCGAATGAAAACGGTCACCAGCCGCTGGCCGGCCAGTGTTCGTCTGGAGCAGCACGCCAGCGCGTTTACCATGCCAACCATGGATTAATGAACTTTGTGTTGATCGTACGAGACAAAGCAGCCCCGGTGGTTCCCCACCGGGGCTGCTTTTGTGATGACGTCTGAAAATCAGTCCGAATGGAGAGGTGTTGCAAACTCGGCCAGTGCTGCTTGAGCTGCTGCAGTTGCCTTGTCGCTGAGGTAAGGGGCCATGGCCTCAAATAAACTGAACAACTCCGCCCCATACTGTTGTTTAAACGATTCGCTTGCGTAAACCAGCTCCAGCTCATTGGCGACCGTCAGCTCGCAAAAGGATTTGGCTTGCTCATCGGTTAACGGGAAGCAGGTGCCGGTAAACTGAGGCGGTTTCCTATAAGATCTACTAGAATCTCACGGAATATGTGCTTTGGGTATTCATCAACCGTATCAACGAGAAGGCTTATCTGATTGGGAGACATGTCTGTTCTCTCTGAAAATAGCCGTGGAGGTTGTTCGTATGTCTGGCGAGTTAAACATTCTGTTGGTTCATGGAGCCTGGGGAGATGGTTCACATTGGCGTCATGTGATCCCTGGGCTACATAGCAAAGGCTATCATGTTCGCGCTGTGCAGAACCCGTTAACCTCACTTCCTGATGATATTGAGCGTACAAGTAACCTGGCAGCTTCGTTAGAAGGGCCGGTGCTGATGGTTGGCCACTCTTATGGGGGAATGGTGATTACTGGTGCGGGAAATGCGCCTAATGTTGTCGGCTTAGTCTACATTGCCGCATTTGCGCCTGATGAAGGCGAAAACCCTGGCGGCTTGTTTGGGCTGAGAGAGCCGCCTCCCGGAGCCGCCATCATCCACCCTGACGATCAAGGTTTTTTGTGGTTGGATCCGGATCAGTTTCATGAGAATTTCTGTCCGGACGTCGATGAAACCGAAGCGCTTGTTATGGCGCTCAGCCAAAAACCAATTGCAGCCCGTTGCTTTGAAGATAAATCGGGTTCTCCGGCATGGAAAGTAAAACCGAGCTGGTATCAGGTGTCAGCGCAAGATCGAATGATTCCACCTGAAACAGAGCAATGGTTTGCAGAACGGATACAGCCTAAGAACACGATCACGTTACAAGCCGGGCATGCCCCTATGGCTTCTCACCCCAATGAAATCATAGAATTCATTGCTGAAGCAGCACGCCATGTCAGTTAGTGCTACTCCTATGTGACAGGCAGCGTAAACATCACTCTAATTGCGTTAGTATGAGTCTGAATGTAGAAAAACACTGAGCACTTTCGGGCTCAGTGTTTTGATGTTAGTAGTTTTGTTTGAGGCAGGAACAGACTCATGGCCTCGTGCAGTATCAGGCGCGTAGGAAGTCGAGGATCCAGCCGGTGACGCGTTCGCTGTCGACCGGTTTTGCCAGCGAAGTCAGGCCGTCGTCGAGGACCTGAGGCGGCAGCAGGTGCTGGCGAAAGTGCATCAGATCTTTCGAGTAGGCTTTGCTGAACTCCGGGTGGCCCTGAATCCCGAGCAGGTGCTGCCCGACCTGGATCATCGCATTCGGGCAGAAAGTACTGCCGGCAAGCACCTGGGTTTGTTCCGGCAGTTTGACCACCTGATCCTGATGACTAACGACCAGCGACAGGGTTTCCGGGACGGTGGTCCCTTCATTGAGCCAGCCCGGTGTTTGCCGCATTTCATGCGTTGCGACGCCAACGCCCCAGCCCTGAGGGGCCTGGATCACTTCACCGCCCAACGCCTTGGCAATCAGCTGGTGGCCAAAGCAGATCCCGACCAGCTTTTTCTGCTGCTGATGCAGCTGGCGAATGAAGCCCAGCAAATCACCAATCCACGGATACGGGTCGTTGACACTGTGGCGGCT
It encodes the following:
- a CDS encoding sugar ABC transporter substrate-binding protein gives rise to the protein MLSALWKNTRPTGLLKTLKHWIRQPAKGIGAALCLSALVALTGCGEEKVQDDTIRIGVAIPNFDDTFIVYMKDAMNDYAATLNGKVELTIVDAKEDTAKQLGQVENFIVQQMDAIVVVPVNTDATQPMTDRVTKAGIQLVYVNRRPSYLPDGVYYVGSDEKKFGETQAQYVKDTMDSANIGILMGMLTQEASLMRTEGIEEFFAQDAAFSVTRKQTGQWQRALGMSVTENWLNAGDKLDVILSNNDDMALGAIQALQAAGKLKDTLVVGIDATPDGLMAVENGTLDATVFQDGGGQARGAIDAAINAVEQKPFDKITWIPAELITQENLAAFKAKKG
- a CDS encoding CoA-acylating methylmalonate-semialdehyde dehydrogenase translates to METIQNFINGRISESHSQRFAPVFNPATGEQTRQVVLSSAQETAEAIAAADQAFAAWAKTSPLKRARIMFKFKALLEANTDRLARIISNEHGKVYSDAVGELTRGLEVVEFACGIPHLQKGEHSANVGTGVDSHSLMQPLGVCAGITPFNFPAMVPMWMFPIALATGNTFVLKPSEKDPSLGMALAELLQEAGLPDGVFNVVNGDKEAVDVLLTDARVQAVSFVGSTPIAEYIYSTASAHGKRCQALGGAKNHCILMPDADLDMAANAIMGAAFGAAGERCMALSVAVAVGDETADKLVAKLRGHIDAMRVGPGIVDGPENDMGPVISEQHKAKICDYIASGVEQGASLLVDGRDLSVAGYEQGYFVGPTLFDNVSPEMTIYQEEIFGPVLAVVRVPDYQTALELINRHEYGNGTAIFTRDGETARQFSEDVWAGMVGLNVPIPVPMAFHSFGGWKRSVFGPLNVHGNDGVRFYTRMKTVTSRWPASVRLEQHASAFTMPTMD
- a CDS encoding alpha/beta hydrolase, whose translation is MGIHQPYQREGLSDWETCLFSLKIAVEVVRMSGELNILLVHGAWGDGSHWRHVIPGLHSKGYHVRAVQNPLTSLPDDIERTSNLAASLEGPVLMVGHSYGGMVITGAGNAPNVVGLVYIAAFAPDEGENPGGLFGLREPPPGAAIIHPDDQGFLWLDPDQFHENFCPDVDETEALVMALSQKPIAARCFEDKSGSPAWKVKPSWYQVSAQDRMIPPETEQWFAERIQPKNTITLQAGHAPMASHPNEIIEFIAEAARHVS
- a CDS encoding glutamine amidotransferase-related protein, translated to MDVKIGILQCDDVTTELQPQHDNYPAMFEALLHQQDNTLELVFYRALDGELPQDVDECDVYMTTGSRHSVNDPYPWIGDLLGFIRQLHQQQKKLVGICFGHQLIAKALGGEVIQAPQGWGVGVATHEMRQTPGWLNEGTTVPETLSLVVSHQDQVVKLPEQTQVLAGSTFCPNAMIQVGQHLLGIQGHPEFSKAYSKDLMHFRQHLLPPQVLDDGLTSLAKPVDSERVTGWILDFLRA